The genomic region ATTCCCCATCATAGTTCATAAACGTGTCTCATCGCCTTCTGCCATTGTGGGCCGTATTACCATCAACGCTGAACTCCAACGACCCCCATAAACCCAGATTGATCCCATTCAAACAAAGAAAATCGTGCTGTTGTCTAAGCAAAGGAAAGCTCTCTCCCCTCGAGGAACAGGTATGCTCAAGCCACCTGTTGAGCATTGGCATTGGCACCCATGGAGCtagtgttgttgttctgaGTCTCGATGCTCCTGATGCACAAGACCCTGGCCGCATAGTCCAGAAGCAGCCTCAAGTTCATGATGACGGAAAGGTGTTCGACGGTGATCTCCACCCGCCCCTTTTCTTGGACCTCGGCGTCGACAGAGGAAGGTTTCATGAGGACTTTGGCGGTGAGCTGGGAGATAACCTCCATGATCTGGAGGAAGTGGTCTGTgctggggaaaggggagccATCGTCATCCTTGGGGGGTGCGGTGAAAGATGATTTGGCCGAGGACGATTGGACCGACAAGTGACTGAAGATATCGGGCTGAAGGAGCCAGTTGAGCATGGTGGCCAGGTCCGCCTCGTCAAGGGGGGTGGactgatggagggggtgaagaatGTTGAGGAgtgattggggaggggtggtgggtttggccGTTGAAGCTTCCGTTTGCTCTTGCATGATACAGGCTTGCTCGCTCGCTGGTTCTTCTTCAGTATCTGGCTCGACCTGCTCAGCTTTGACCTCTGCTTCCGTCTCGGCCTCCCGACTTGGCCCGTCCTTTGCTGTCTCACCCTGAGAGTCAACTTGGGGCGTTGTTACCGGTGATGACGAGGCCGAAGAAGTAGCCgaggaagagatggatgCTGGCTCGGAGGAGGATTCAGGCGGAGGTGTAGCCTCCCGTTGGAACACGGCTGGAATTTCGTCCTGCATATCGATTTCGACACATGGGAGCGAAAGGGCTTCAAATTGCTGTTCTTGCTGCATCGCCTCCTCTTCACACAGAGACATCTTGACTAAGAGTTCGTAGAGATCCGTCATTTCCAAATCTTCACCGTCTGAAAGGGGGAATGAGACGCTGAGGGGGAGATCGCCATTTTCTGATAGATAATGCTAAGTACACTGTTGTTCTGAACCGCAGTGGAGACAGAGGCAAAAGGAAGCAAtgaacaagaaaagaaaagctcACTCTGACGGTAACAAGACTTGTCCCCCCTGACCAGGCGGGCAAGGGAAAGACCCCGTGGcaaggagaggatgaagctGTGTTTCTTTACGGAGTGGTGGCCGGCTCGCTTGTTGGCAAGATCGAATTTTCTGGACCGGACCGAGAGAATGCCACGCTGGCGGCCGCCGCGGGCCACAAGGCGGCCGTCATTACCACGATGCCATGATCCCATGGCAAATTCCTGGCCCTGGCGGCGACAGTTTGGACAAGCCGGAAGTGTTCTGCCACATCCTCTTTGCCGGGCTGGGAGCGACGGTGAGACGGTGAACATGGCCATGGccgatgaggttgaggggttTTCACTTACAACGACAAGTGCAGGTTGACGGACCCGaattcctcttccccctgaCGCCGGCTCGACTGCTGTAGTATGGTGGATTCATGGCTCTATCAAattgatggtgttggagatggagatatGGGGACGATGGGGCAAACATGGTGAATATTGACTACTGCTGAATGGATATATTTCGTGGGCAGGGAGGAGTCCATGGTATTTTTATCATGGAAGCGGTGACGATCAAAGGGAAAAAAACCCTCAAACGTTGGCTACCGAGAACTAACGCATGAGGTGGCCTGTTGATTCCCAAAGCATCGCGGCAGCCCCTCAGTGGTCGATGATGCACATCAAGTCCCAACACGACTGGTGCTGATTGGTCCAGCACAGAATTCCAGCGCAGTCCAAGGCGCCAACTGCCAGGGGTTTCTGCTGACCGTTGTCACCACTTGCACAAATGGACAGCGCCCTGACTCTGAGGCTGCCCAGATGGGCGATGTGGGATCCAATGTGTTGCATCAGGTCGAAATTGTCCAGTTCGTCTGGGGAAGACAGGGCAGTGACTGGCCCAGTGACATGAGACACGGGCAAACAATGCGACGAGCCCAACGCAAAATGACGGCACCCGGATTGTTACATTTTGGGCTAAAattggtgatggcttcagGAATCAGAGCTGCTGACGGCTGGCCCGTTGAGAAACGTAGAATCTGGGGAACTGACAGACAGACAACTGGAATGCCCGTGGCCAATCAGCATGCAGGAAACACGACCCACTTAATTTGGCATCTGGGCGCCAGAGCATCATGATCACTGGTGGCGCAACAACTGCACCAACGGCAGCACCGCGACAATTGCATCCATCACCACGACAATGCAGCCGCAGCCAGCGCTCAAGTCGACCTACAAGGcgcctcctcttctgccAGGCTGGACTGAGCACAAAGCCCCGACGGGGCACACGTACTATTACAATGCCGAAACCAAAGAGTCCACCTACAAGCGGCCTGTCACGGCAGCAGCCCCTCCAACCGCGCCGTCCGCTAACCCGGCATCGAGCTTTTGGCAACACCAAGCCGTACCCCAGATAAACCTCTCCGATCCCAATGTCGCCAATGCCTTCATGTCACAGTATGGCCAGCCACAGCACCAGCCAGGGCAACAGCGTGGTGGGCGTGGGCcgggaggccgaggtggttCCCACGCGCGACCAAAACCACAGCCCATCGACAAGCCGCGATCAAAGGTGGCTATCCCCGGCCATGAACCATGGATCCTCGTGTGCACCAAATACGGCCGCCGATTTGCCTACAACTCGGCCAAGAATGCCAGTTACTGGCGAATTCCCGAGAAGCTCATGCCCGCCATTCTTGAGCTCGACAAGGCGCGCATTCGCCAAAAGGCAGAGGGCAAAGCTTTGGATACGCTTCAAGACTCTGAAGGCCCGCCGGAAAAAACAGACTGCCCTGAAGAACAAGAGAAGGACTACGACAGTTCTGAATACGAAGAAGTCGAAGTgaccgacgacgaggatggcggcgatggccACGCCACGAAGCGCCAACGAACCGAGGATCCCGACCAAAGCGAAAACAACGGGCCGGTCGAGTTTACCGAGGAAGACATCGCTGCGCAGTTGGCCGCCATGGGTGCTGACTATGGAGAAGACTACGAGATGGGCGAAGACTACGACGATTATGACCGTGGCGAGGCGGCCCCCCAGCTatccgacgacgacgcccGCGAGCTTTTCAAAGACATGCTGTCCGACTTCAACATAAACCCCTACAGCCCTTGGGATACCTTGATAGAGCAGGGCAGGATCGTAGACGACCCCCGGTACACAGTCTTGCCCACTACAAAAGCCCGCAAGGAGGTCTGGGAGGAGTGGTCCAGAGTCACGATtcaggagctcaaggagctgcGACAAAAGCAAGAGAAAAAGGACCCCCGTATCGCCTACTTCGCCCTGCTGCAGGACAAGGCCACGCCAAAGCTCTACTGGGCCGAGTTCAAACGAAAATATAAGCGGGAGGACGCCATGAAGGATATCAAAGTGGCTGACAAGGACAGGGAAAAGTGGTACCGGGAGTACATTTCTCGGCTCAAACTTCCCCAGTCCACGCTGAAATCCGACCTCAGGAAACTGCTCGAATCGGTTCCCCTGTCGCAGCTCAACAACCGgtcttccgcctcctccttaCCAACCGCTGTCTTGACGGATCTTCGGTACTGGTCCCTCGATACAAAGTCCAGAGATGAATTTGTGGAGGGTTACATTGCTGGGCTGGGGCCTCCCCCTGACTCGGGCGCAGAGCaaggggcgggagaggacGAGGCGACGAAAAAGGCCAAGGAAGAAAGACGCAAGCGGGAAAGGGCGCTTCAGGACAGGGAGCGGGCGGTGCAGGAAGAAAAGCACAGGCAGGAAAAGAAGCTCCAGTTTGAGCGTGCCAGGCTGAGGGAAGAAGAACGGGAGCTTGAAAGGGCCATGCAGGTGGGCAAAAGGGGGCTACAGAGCCAGCTTACGCCACAAGAGGGGGAGCGGTTCATTTGAATGTCGAAGGAGATAATAATAATAGCAATCAACTACCATCAGCCATACCGTTGAAACGCCATTTTTGTGCATGCATGCTTCTACCATATCCTCCGAGCGACCATCTCATACCTCACGACGCCGCTGAaatccttttccttttccctctcttccttgtCCCGATTTCTCTTGTCTCGCTCCTGCACTTTGCGCAGCCCTTCTGGGTCGTCAGCAAagatccacctcctcctgtcATCCCCGACTTCCACGTTTCCATAGCCGCCAACCCGTCTGCCCTTGGCGTCAAAGCTCTCACGTTCTTGTTTGCCAATGGCGATGGCAtgctccttcatcttcatcttggcgTACCGGTCTCTCGAGTaccgcagcagcaccatGCCCAGCAGCATCTTGAtaatcaacagcaacaaaaagacGAGCaggaaaacaacaaccatggTCAAGCCGGCGATGATGTCATCCGAGGTGAACTGCCACCTCATCCAAAGCTTGGTGCCCATTCCCGCCTGCGCCGCAGCGGCTACCTGTTCCGATGTGGCATTGTCTGGGGAGGAAACGAGATCGGGGTAGGGCGAACCGTAAACCGCCCGGCCGAGGGCGTTGCGGATGAGATTGTCCAGCCTGTCCAGGGCAGCCACCATGGCTGGGGATGGGGCGGCCGAGTCCACCGACAAGGCGGTCTGTGTTGATGGCGGCAAAGGCGTCGGCAGGTGCGTGGCTAGGAACATGTTGTAGATCTGCACAGATGCCCTAATAAAGAGGCAGGATAAGGGCATAACAGGAAGGCCAAGGCGGCGAGTTAGTGAGGGGGTTACGAAGGCCTGGGGGTGACAGGTTAGCGACGGAATAATGACAGGGACTTTGAGAAAGGGTGAAGGCTGTGCCTACATTAGTGTAGTAATCCTTGCAGAGAATATCAAGAATCCGGCTGTAAAACGTcggtttgatgttgttgaattTGTTCACGAAAGCGTGCTTGACCCAGTCCACAACCATTTCACTGCCAATCACGACAAAAAAGGGAGACAAAACCTCACCAGACCAGAGCCACGATGGCATGATGGTGAAGCTAGCCGGGAGTATCGATGAGGTGTGAAGCGGAAAGCTGCTCGGGCCGCCATCGTCGCCGCCCGCGCCCGGAACCCAGAATCCTCCCACTTCCACAATGTTGCGCATGGCGATAATGACGAGCATGATCCAGAGCTGAAAACGCTCCACAATGTCGGCGCAGGCTAGCTGAAACGTGTTCTCCTTTTCGAAGCGTTTAAAGACGGAGCTCTTGATCTCCACGAACTGATTCGACAAGAGCAGCGTCATCAGCGCATTCGAGTACGAGTTGACAGCAACATTGAGCGCAATGACCTGGTAGAACAGGATTACAGAGTGTAAAATGTTGTACACAAGGGCACCTAGAAACATGCCCAGCGGAAGCATAACCTTGGAGCGGCCAGAGCTATTCCTAGACAGCGTCTCGGCACTAAACAAGCACTCCAAAACGTCCTGACCAAGAGCTGACATGAGCCGGTCTCCTACTTCGAGCAGGTTGTAGATGGCGTATAGTTTAATGGCGGACTGTGCACGGATGAAATGGTACATCCGGCTGGCGTCTAGGTTCATCAGGGCAACGGAGCTGCAAATAATGATGGCACCTTGCAAAAGATCGGCCTTGTTGTACGACGTCAGATTCGATGGGCTTGACTTGGTTCGTCGATGTCGAAAGGTCCTCGACGGCCGGTTGGTTGGTCGCTTAGACAACGGAACCGAACCGCCGCTGT from Podospora bellae-mahoneyi strain CBS 112042 chromosome 4, whole genome shotgun sequence harbors:
- a CDS encoding hypothetical protein (BUSCO:EOG09263H0Y; EggNog:ENOG503NTVI; antiSMASH:Cluster_10; COG:S), which produces MATIVGEGPDEDSFTPSTTNGPSVVELAHRKLSQSISHLPSPILTPSDPRPDPTTEEQRVYERATTSPTRGVPTPEPSEESQSDVEPSAELSSSEGNNHDAKPEILNQTTVAVSTTRSRSNTKTSNPGGGVRRLSASKMQELTAAPESLPVAAVPERRLADQPLSAGIAETISRTAVADRHEFPRVDGLDTRQDAGNARPTFQARPNLGGRTLSTPPMSRRKSTSQPPAQSPSSNRRNSFQPPPRPAPLDLEGKGNHASETSKQPAPRRGEAAEDIPPSPVPPSVPLPPMSVPTLLQLELAGQRPSPLYIHHSYTTDIPYESSAVKFERLKNVMMLPWFLERTIIFGALACLDAWLWTFTILPMRFCLSLSILVQWWCHVLQKEARWLVGFVWYGLGRMWERGRRGRSTSKANHHDLGQMDESRSRSRARDVGDGVGDQSSGVSAAAGEPTSRRRETSRTHSGGSVPLSKRPTNRPSRTFRHRRTKSSPSNLTSYNKADLLQGAIIICSSVALMNLDASRMYHFIRAQSAIKLYAIYNLLEVGDRLMSALGQDVLECLFSAETLSRNSSGRSKVMLPLGMFLGALVYNILHSVILFYQVIALNVAVNSYSNALMTLLLSNQFVEIKSSVFKRFEKENTFQLACADIVERFQLWIMLVIIAMRNIVEVGGFWVPGAGGDDGGPSSFPLHTSSILPASFTIMPSWLWSGEVLSPFFVVIGSEMVVDWVKHAFVNKFNNIKPTFYSRILDILCKDYYTNAFVTPSLTRRLGLPVMPLSCLFIRASVQIYNMFLATHLPTPLPPSTQTALSVDSAAPSPAMVAALDRLDNLIRNALGRAVYGSPYPDLVSSPDNATSEQVAAAAQAGMGTKLWMRWQFTSDDIIAGLTMVVVFLLVFLLLLIIKMLLGMVLLRYSRDRYAKMKMKEHAIAIGKQERESFDAKGRRVGGYGNVEVGDDRRRWIFADDPEGLRKVQERDKRNRDKEEREKEKDFSGVVRYEMVARRIW
- a CDS encoding hypothetical protein (antiSMASH:Cluster_10; EggNog:ENOG503NXVM; COG:K) — protein: MQPQPALKSTYKAPPLLPGWTEHKAPTGHTYYYNAETKESTYKRPVTAAAPPTAPSANPASSFWQHQAVPQINLSDPNVANAFMSQYGQPQHQPGQQRGGRGPGGRGGSHARPKPQPIDKPRSKVAIPGHEPWILVCTKYGRRFAYNSAKNASYWRIPEKLMPAILELDKARIRQKAEGKALDTLQDSEGPPEKTDCPEEQEKDYDSSEYEEVEVTDDEDGGDGHATKRQRTEDPDQSENNGPVEFTEEDIAAQLAAMGADYGEDYEMGEDYDDYDRGEAAPQLSDDDARELFKDMLSDFNINPYSPWDTLIEQGRIVDDPRYTVLPTTKARKEVWEEWSRVTIQELKELRQKQEKKDPRIAYFALLQDKATPKLYWAEFKRKYKREDAMKDIKVADKDREKWYREYISRLKLPQSTLKSDLRKLLESVPLSQLNNRSSASSLPTAVLTDLRYWSLDTKSRDEFVEGYIAGLGPPPDSGAEQGAGEDEATKKAKEERRKRERALQDRERAVQEEKHRQEKKLQFERARLREEERELERAMQVGKRGLQSQLTPQEGERFI
- a CDS encoding hypothetical protein (antiSMASH:Cluster_10) produces the protein MFAPSSPYLHLQHHQFDRAMNPPYYSSRAGVRGKRNSGPSTCTCRSRQRGCGRTLPACPNCRRQGQEFAMGSWHRGNDGRLVARGGRQRGILSVRSRKFDLANKRAGHHSVKKHSFILSLPRGLSLARLVRGDKSCYRQKNGDLPLSVSFPLSDGEDLEMTDLYELLVKMSLCEEEAMQQEQQFEALSLPCVEIDMQDEIPAVFQREATPPPESSSEPASISSSATSSASSSPVTTPQVDSQGETAKDGPSREAETEAEVKAEQVEPDTEEEPASEQACIMQEQTEASTAKPTTPPQSLLNILHPLHQSTPLDEADLATMLNWLLQPDIFSHLSVQSSSAKSSFTAPPKDDDGSPFPSTDHFLQIMEVISQLTAKVLMKPSSVDAEVQEKGRVEITVEHLSVIMNLRLLLDYAARVLCIRSIETQNNNTSSMGANANAQQVA